A DNA window from Ensifer sp. WSM1721 contains the following coding sequences:
- a CDS encoding ABC transporter ATP-binding protein: MATIESTVTAPEERRDRQTKDTRPIIDARKVAVTFKVENGTVEAVKDVSFQLYRGETIAIVGESGSGKSVTARTVMGLLSKRATIASHSRIEYDGRDVLKFSARQRRALRGDRISMIFQEPMSSLNPVYTIGSQIIEAIRAHRRVSRRAAAERALELLRHVQIPDPEARLNQYPHQLSGGQRQRVMIAMALANDPDVLIADEPTTALDVTVQAQILNLIRKLQQELGMAVILITHDLTVVRQFSDYVYVMQLGEVKEHNTTEALFANPQHAYTRRLLASEPSGRAKPLPDNSPIMLDGRNVRVSFMLKKGGFFRPELKELVAVDSLSLNLRRHETLGLVGESGSGKTTFGQALIRLINTDGGEIRFDGEPIHNKDRKGMRPLRSKIQIVFQDPFASLNPRMSIGQIIEEGLIVNGIGANRKDRLARVEDALLSAGMPANILSRFPHEFSGGQRQRIAIARAIALEPEFILLDEPTSALDLSVQAQIIELLRKLQDERGLSYLFISHDLKVVRALCHRVVVMQHGKIVEEGPVNEILSNPKTAYTERLVRAAFEVAT, from the coding sequence ATGGCAACAATCGAAAGCACCGTCACGGCACCCGAAGAGCGGCGGGACCGCCAAACGAAGGATACGCGGCCGATCATCGACGCCCGCAAGGTTGCCGTCACCTTCAAGGTCGAGAACGGCACGGTTGAGGCGGTAAAGGATGTTTCCTTCCAGCTTTACCGGGGAGAGACGATCGCGATCGTCGGCGAGTCCGGTTCCGGCAAGTCCGTGACGGCACGCACTGTCATGGGGCTTTTGTCGAAGCGTGCCACCATCGCCTCGCACTCGCGCATCGAATATGACGGCCGCGACGTCCTGAAATTCTCCGCCCGGCAGCGCCGGGCGCTGCGTGGCGACCGCATCTCGATGATCTTCCAGGAGCCGATGAGTTCGCTGAATCCAGTTTATACAATCGGTAGCCAGATCATCGAGGCGATACGCGCACACCGCCGGGTGAGCCGGCGGGCCGCCGCCGAGCGGGCGCTCGAACTCTTGCGCCACGTGCAGATCCCGGACCCGGAGGCGCGGCTCAACCAGTATCCGCACCAGCTTTCCGGCGGCCAGCGTCAGCGCGTAATGATCGCCATGGCGCTTGCCAACGATCCGGACGTGCTGATCGCGGACGAGCCGACGACGGCGCTCGACGTCACCGTGCAGGCGCAGATCTTGAACCTCATCCGCAAGCTGCAGCAGGAGCTCGGCATGGCGGTGATCCTGATCACCCACGACCTGACCGTCGTGCGGCAGTTCTCCGACTATGTCTATGTGATGCAGCTCGGCGAGGTGAAGGAGCACAACACGACCGAGGCGCTTTTCGCCAACCCGCAGCATGCCTATACGCGCCGGCTGCTCGCCTCCGAGCCCTCGGGGAGAGCCAAGCCGCTGCCGGACAACTCGCCGATCATGCTCGACGGCCGCAATGTCCGGGTCTCTTTCATGCTGAAGAAGGGCGGCTTCTTCAGGCCGGAACTGAAGGAGCTCGTCGCCGTCGACAGCCTCAGTCTCAATCTCCGCCGGCACGAGACGCTCGGCCTCGTCGGCGAGTCCGGTTCAGGCAAGACCACTTTCGGCCAGGCGCTGATCCGGCTGATCAACACCGACGGCGGGGAAATCCGCTTCGACGGCGAGCCGATCCACAACAAGGATCGTAAGGGCATGCGGCCGCTGCGCTCGAAGATCCAGATCGTCTTCCAGGATCCCTTCGCCTCGCTCAACCCGCGCATGTCGATCGGTCAGATCATCGAAGAGGGCTTGATCGTCAACGGCATCGGCGCGAACCGCAAGGACAGGCTGGCGCGGGTCGAGGACGCGCTCTTGAGCGCCGGCATGCCGGCCAACATCCTCTCGCGCTTCCCGCACGAGTTCTCCGGCGGCCAACGCCAGCGCATCGCAATCGCCCGCGCCATCGCGCTCGAACCGGAATTCATCCTGCTCGACGAGCCGACCTCGGCGCTTGATCTCTCGGTCCAGGCCCAGATCATCGAGCTCCTGCGCAAGCTCCAGGACGAGCGGGGCTTGAGCTACCTCTTCATCTCCCATGACCTGAAGGTCGTGCGCGCGCTCTGCCATCGCGTCGTGGTGATGCAACACGGCAAGATCGTCGAAGAGGGGCCGGTAAATGAAATTCTCTCCAATCCCAAGACCGCCTACACGGAGCGGCTGGTAAGAGCCGCCTTCGAAGTGGCCACATGA
- a CDS encoding ABC transporter permease, producing the protein MSIEAHSTVPVAIEPEEKHHHESYTALVWRRLKRSWTGLLGLILVSLLILMAVFADFLSPVDPKATGVAFAQPQTISFRDKDGNFVFPPRSYPVRETDELDPITFQPIIGPDYDNPQVLGFFVKGAPYRLFGLIPAERHLFGAVDGTPVHLLGTDKFGRDVLSRILYGSRISLMIALVVVSIVTVVGTTVGMVSGYFGGRFDAWVQRFVELVLAFPQLPLYLALASLIPVTAPTNVFLAFVIIVMSALGWAQMSREVRGKTLALARIDYVRAAIAIGATDRRIIFQHIFPNVMSHVIVAVTLAIPQVVLLESFLGFLGFAVKPPLISWGLMLQDTANYSAIGSYPWILSPVAFVLVTVFAFNALGDGLRDAIDPY; encoded by the coding sequence ATGAGCATCGAAGCCCACAGCACCGTTCCGGTCGCGATCGAGCCGGAAGAAAAGCACCACCACGAGAGCTATACCGCCTTGGTCTGGCGGCGGCTGAAGCGCTCCTGGACCGGCCTGCTCGGCCTCATCCTCGTCAGCCTTCTGATCCTCATGGCGGTGTTCGCCGATTTCCTTTCGCCGGTCGACCCGAAGGCGACCGGGGTCGCTTTCGCGCAGCCGCAGACGATCAGCTTCCGAGACAAGGACGGCAATTTCGTTTTTCCGCCGCGCAGCTATCCGGTGCGCGAGACCGACGAGCTCGACCCGATCACCTTCCAGCCGATCATCGGCCCGGACTATGACAATCCGCAGGTTCTCGGTTTCTTCGTCAAGGGCGCGCCCTACAGGCTCTTCGGGCTGATCCCGGCCGAGAGGCATCTCTTCGGCGCCGTCGACGGCACGCCCGTACATCTGCTCGGCACCGACAAGTTCGGCCGTGATGTGCTCTCTCGCATTTTGTACGGCTCGCGCATCTCGCTGATGATCGCACTTGTCGTCGTCTCGATCGTCACCGTGGTGGGTACGACGGTCGGCATGGTGTCCGGCTATTTCGGCGGGCGCTTCGACGCCTGGGTCCAGCGCTTCGTCGAGCTCGTGCTTGCTTTCCCACAATTGCCGCTCTATCTGGCGCTCGCCTCGCTGATCCCGGTCACGGCGCCGACCAATGTGTTCCTCGCCTTCGTCATCATCGTGATGTCGGCGCTCGGCTGGGCGCAGATGTCGCGGGAAGTCCGCGGCAAGACGCTGGCGCTGGCGCGGATCGATTATGTGCGCGCGGCGATCGCCATCGGCGCGACCGACCGGCGCATCATCTTCCAGCATATCTTCCCGAACGTGATGAGCCACGTGATCGTCGCGGTGACGCTCGCCATTCCGCAGGTGGTTCTGCTTGAATCCTTCCTCGGCTTCCTCGGCTTTGCGGTCAAACCGCCGCTCATCTCCTGGGGGTTGATGCTGCAGGATACGGCCAATTATTCGGCGATCGGCTCCTATCCCTGGATTCTCTCGCCCGTCGCCTTCGTGCTCGTCACCGTCTTCGCCTTCAATGCGCTGGGTGACGGTCTGCGCGACGCAATCGACCCCTATTGA
- a CDS encoding ABC transporter substrate-binding protein produces the protein MKTHRLKTTASLLIGISAFAVQTFASEPTVVPEQPPVPAQGKITYVPRDSILEFKALSEYKEPEWVTEKFVETGKLPPVAERLPKEPMVFKTGNMPDGMGVYGDVMRHVIGGRPEGWNYSAGQTQGWGGIDIGMFECLTRTAPLFQVEASDVEPLPNLAKSWEWSEDGHKLTMHLIEGAKWSDGDPFDADDVMFYWDDNVVDPNVSPLNGATPETFGEGTTLKKVDQYTIEWTFKDAFPRQHLYAMAYGTFCPGPSHILKTKHPKYAGTTYDQYKNGFPPEYMNLPVMGAWVPVAYRPDDIIVLRRNPYYWKVDEAGNQLPYLHEAHYKLSTWADRDVQAIAGSGDFSNLEQPENFVESLKRAANESAPARLAFGPRVIGYNLRMNYSANGWGEPDERGQAVRELNRNLDFRKAVTMAVDRKKLGEALVKGPFTAIYPGGLSSGTSFYDRNSTIYYPYDLEGAKALLEKVGLKDTDGNGFVNFPEGTAGGADVQIVILVNSDYGTDRNLAEGLIGQMEQLGLKVVLNAVDGTKRDATQYAGKFDWLIRRNDQELTSVVQNTTQLAPTGPRTSWHHRAPESGQVDLLPHEKELVDIVNKFIASQDNEERAELMKQFQKISTTNVDTVGLTEYPGALIINKRFSNIPPGAPIFMFNWAEDTIIRERVFVAADKQGDYELYPEQLPGKPGDSGPSN, from the coding sequence ATGAAAACGCACCGACTGAAAACAACGGCGAGCCTGCTCATCGGTATATCCGCCTTCGCCGTGCAGACCTTTGCGTCGGAACCGACCGTCGTGCCCGAGCAGCCGCCAGTCCCGGCGCAGGGCAAGATCACCTATGTGCCGCGCGATTCCATTCTCGAGTTCAAGGCGTTGTCCGAATACAAGGAACCGGAATGGGTGACGGAGAAATTCGTTGAGACCGGTAAGCTGCCGCCTGTCGCCGAGCGCCTGCCGAAGGAGCCGATGGTCTTCAAGACCGGCAACATGCCGGACGGAATGGGCGTCTATGGCGACGTGATGCGTCACGTGATCGGCGGCCGCCCGGAGGGCTGGAACTACAGCGCCGGCCAGACGCAAGGGTGGGGCGGCATCGATATCGGCATGTTCGAATGCCTGACCCGCACCGCGCCGCTCTTCCAGGTGGAGGCGTCGGACGTCGAGCCGCTGCCGAATCTCGCCAAGAGCTGGGAATGGTCCGAGGACGGGCACAAGCTCACCATGCACCTGATCGAGGGCGCGAAATGGTCGGACGGCGACCCCTTCGACGCCGACGATGTGATGTTCTATTGGGACGACAATGTCGTCGACCCGAACGTCTCGCCGCTGAACGGCGCCACGCCCGAGACCTTCGGCGAGGGTACGACGCTGAAGAAGGTCGACCAGTACACGATCGAGTGGACCTTCAAGGACGCCTTCCCGCGCCAGCATCTCTATGCCATGGCCTACGGCACCTTCTGCCCCGGTCCGTCGCATATACTGAAGACCAAGCATCCGAAATATGCCGGCACGACCTACGACCAGTATAAGAACGGCTTCCCGCCGGAATACATGAACCTTCCGGTGATGGGCGCCTGGGTTCCGGTCGCCTACCGGCCCGACGACATCATCGTGCTTCGCCGCAACCCCTATTACTGGAAGGTGGACGAGGCCGGTAACCAGCTCCCCTATCTGCACGAAGCCCATTACAAGCTCTCGACCTGGGCCGACCGGGACGTGCAGGCGATCGCGGGTTCGGGTGACTTCTCGAACCTCGAACAGCCTGAAAACTTCGTGGAGTCGCTGAAGCGCGCAGCCAATGAATCGGCCCCGGCGCGGCTCGCCTTCGGTCCGCGCGTCATCGGCTACAATCTGCGCATGAACTACTCGGCCAATGGCTGGGGCGAGCCGGACGAACGTGGCCAAGCGGTGCGGGAGCTCAACCGCAACCTCGACTTCCGCAAGGCCGTGACCATGGCGGTCGATCGCAAGAAGCTCGGCGAGGCGCTGGTGAAGGGGCCCTTCACGGCGATCTATCCGGGCGGGCTTTCCTCCGGCACGAGCTTCTACGACCGGAACTCGACCATCTACTACCCCTATGACCTCGAAGGCGCCAAGGCGCTCCTCGAAAAGGTAGGCTTGAAGGACACGGACGGCAACGGCTTCGTGAACTTCCCGGAAGGGACCGCCGGTGGTGCTGACGTGCAGATCGTGATACTCGTCAATTCGGACTACGGCACCGACCGCAACCTCGCGGAAGGCCTGATCGGTCAGATGGAACAGCTCGGCCTCAAGGTGGTCTTGAACGCGGTTGACGGCACCAAGCGCGACGCGACGCAATATGCGGGCAAGTTCGACTGGCTCATCCGCCGCAACGACCAGGAGCTGACCTCTGTCGTGCAGAACACCACGCAGCTCGCTCCGACCGGTCCCCGTACGAGCTGGCATCATCGTGCGCCGGAAAGCGGCCAGGTCGATCTCCTGCCGCACGAGAAGGAGCTCGTCGACATCGTCAACAAGTTCATCGCCAGCCAAGACAACGAAGAGCGGGCGGAACTCATGAAGCAATTCCAGAAGATCTCGACGACCAACGTCGATACGGTAGGCCTCACCGAATATCCGGGGGCGCTGATCATCAACAAGCGCTTCTCGAACATTCCTCCGGGCGCGCCGATCTTCATGTTCAACTGGGCGGAAGACACGATCATCCGCGAGCGGGTCTTCGTCGCGGCCGACAAGCAGGGCGACTACGAGCTCTATCCTGAGCAGCTTCCCGGCAAGCCCGGCGATAGCGGCCCGAGCAACTGA
- a CDS encoding type II toxin-antitoxin system VapC family toxin, whose protein sequence is MIFVDTNVVSETLRKTPSEAVIAWLVRYDAELALPTVTIAEIAYGIEKILPDQRARRLQQGLADWRQRFADRIFGLTEEAAIAYGEIMGAASRQGRLMSAPDGMIAAIARINGGRLATRNIADFATAGLELISPWDF, encoded by the coding sequence TTGATTTTTGTAGACACCAACGTCGTATCGGAAACGCTGCGCAAGACACCTTCCGAGGCTGTTATCGCCTGGCTCGTGCGCTACGATGCGGAGCTCGCGCTTCCGACCGTTACGATTGCCGAAATAGCGTACGGTATCGAAAAGATCTTGCCGGATCAGCGCGCTCGACGGCTGCAGCAGGGACTCGCCGACTGGAGGCAACGCTTCGCCGATCGGATATTCGGTCTCACCGAGGAGGCGGCGATTGCCTATGGCGAGATCATGGGCGCTGCGTCGCGACAAGGTCGTCTCATGTCGGCTCCCGATGGAATGATCGCCGCCATAGCCCGGATCAACGGTGGGCGCTTGGCTACGCGTAATATCGCGGATTTCGCTACAGCGGGTCTCGAGTTGATTTCACCCTGGGACTTTTAG
- a CDS encoding alpha-glucosidase/alpha-galactosidase: MGSFKIAIIGAGSVGFTKKLFTDILSVPELRDVEFALTDVSEHNLNMIKTILDRIVEANGLPTRVTATTERRKALEGARYIISCVRVGGLEAYADDIRIPLKYGVDQCVGDTICAGGILYGQRNVPVILDFCKDIREVAEPGAKFLNYANPMAMNTWAAIEYGKVDTIGLCHGVQHGAEQIAEILGAREGELDYICSGINHQTWFIDVRVKGRKIGKDELVAAFEAHPAFSKQEKLRIDVLKRFGVYSTESNGHLSEYLPWYRKRPDEITKWIDMSDWIHGETGGYLRYSTETRNWFETEYPRFLEEAGRPLETIKRSNEHASHILEALETGRVYRGHFNVKNNGVITNLPVDAIIESPGFVDRFGINMVAGITLPEACAATCISSINVQRMSVHAAITGDIDLLKLAVLHDPLVGAICTPEEVWQMVDEMVVAQAKWLPQYAHATDAAKERLARATVKTRDWKGAARRDVRSIEEIRAEKEAAKLRAAG; the protein is encoded by the coding sequence ATGGGCAGCTTCAAGATCGCCATTATCGGCGCCGGCAGCGTGGGTTTCACCAAGAAGCTTTTCACCGACATCCTGTCCGTGCCGGAGCTGCGGGACGTCGAGTTCGCCTTGACCGACGTGAGCGAGCACAATCTTAACATGATCAAGACGATCCTCGACCGGATCGTCGAGGCAAACGGGCTGCCGACGCGCGTGACTGCAACCACCGAGCGCCGCAAGGCGCTAGAAGGCGCGCGCTATATCATCAGCTGCGTGCGGGTCGGCGGGCTCGAAGCCTATGCCGACGATATCCGCATTCCGCTGAAATACGGCGTCGACCAATGCGTCGGCGACACCATCTGCGCCGGCGGCATACTCTATGGCCAGCGCAACGTCCCGGTGATCCTCGATTTCTGCAAGGATATTCGCGAAGTGGCGGAGCCGGGCGCGAAGTTCCTGAATTATGCCAATCCAATGGCGATGAACACCTGGGCGGCAATCGAATACGGCAAGGTCGACACGATCGGTCTCTGCCACGGCGTCCAGCACGGGGCGGAGCAGATCGCCGAGATTCTCGGTGCCAGGGAAGGTGAGCTCGATTACATCTGCTCCGGCATCAATCACCAGACCTGGTTCATCGACGTACGGGTGAAGGGCCGCAAGATCGGCAAGGACGAACTCGTCGCAGCCTTCGAGGCGCATCCGGCCTTCTCCAAGCAGGAAAAACTGCGGATCGACGTGTTGAAGCGCTTCGGCGTATATTCGACCGAAAGCAATGGGCATCTTTCCGAATACCTGCCCTGGTATCGAAAGCGTCCGGACGAAATCACCAAATGGATCGACATGTCGGACTGGATCCACGGCGAGACCGGCGGTTATCTGCGTTACTCGACCGAGACACGCAACTGGTTCGAGACGGAATATCCGCGCTTCCTCGAAGAGGCCGGCAGACCGCTCGAGACGATCAAGCGCTCGAACGAACATGCGAGCCACATTCTCGAGGCGCTCGAGACGGGGCGCGTCTATCGCGGCCACTTTAACGTGAAGAACAATGGCGTGATCACCAACCTGCCGGTCGATGCGATCATCGAGTCGCCCGGCTTCGTCGACCGCTTCGGCATCAATATGGTGGCTGGCATCACGCTGCCGGAAGCCTGTGCGGCCACCTGCATCTCGTCGATCAACGTCCAGCGCATGTCGGTCCATGCGGCGATCACCGGCGACATCGATCTCCTGAAGCTCGCCGTGCTGCACGATCCGCTGGTCGGCGCGATCTGCACGCCGGAGGAGGTCTGGCAGATGGTCGATGAGATGGTGGTAGCTCAAGCGAAGTGGCTGCCGCAATATGCGCATGCGACCGACGCGGCGAAGGAGCGGCTCGCCCGCGCGACGGTGAAGACCCGCGACTGGAAGGGTGCCGCGCGACGTGACGTGCGCTCGATCGAGGAAATCCGCGCCGAGAAGGAAGCCGCGAAATTGCGGGCTGCCGGCTAG
- a CDS encoding type II toxin-antitoxin system VapB family antitoxin, translated as MAAPQLSVRSAKARELAHRLARRENRSIADVVERALELYEVREAGREPAAAFYKRLSRSYGTDVDLEAVIREERKGHTGPEL; from the coding sequence ATGGCTGCCCCGCAACTTTCCGTTCGAAGCGCTAAGGCGCGTGAACTCGCGCATCGGCTCGCACGGCGCGAGAACCGCTCGATCGCCGACGTAGTGGAACGTGCGCTCGAATTGTATGAAGTTCGAGAGGCCGGGCGAGAGCCCGCCGCGGCGTTTTACAAGCGCTTGTCCAGAAGCTACGGCACCGATGTTGACCTTGAGGCGGTGATTAGAGAAGAGCGGAAAGGGCACACGGGTCCTGAGCTTTGA
- a CDS encoding LacI family DNA-binding transcriptional regulator: protein MVTIKEIAAAVGVSSATVSRVLNYDPTLSISTKKRQAIIETAEALNYATPRNRSRAAAQAVGAGLKIALVHFLDPAQELADPYYVGVRLGIESRCQALKSEVVKVFLTGSSPEAAMLEGASGVVAVGHYYGDELEWLRRHSRHLVFADHAPAGDADDSVLSDIALAMTRLLEAVHAMGYRRIGFIGWIDTFYGPDNIHSERRCRTYIDWMTKAGLYDPELCMVERRTPDSGYMLARAMLAKPDPPKILITCNDNMALGAYRAIHEMGLRIPEDIAVVSFNDIPVAQFLGPPLSTVKIPAELIGETAVDLLLERLSGREVAKKVILATEVVWRGSTPQPTEATARVEATAPGAF from the coding sequence ATGGTCACAATCAAGGAAATCGCAGCGGCCGTCGGCGTGTCGTCGGCGACCGTCTCGCGGGTCTTGAACTACGATCCGACACTGTCGATTTCGACCAAGAAACGTCAGGCGATCATCGAGACGGCCGAGGCGCTGAACTATGCGACGCCGCGCAACCGCAGCCGTGCCGCGGCTCAAGCCGTCGGCGCAGGGCTGAAGATCGCGCTCGTGCATTTCCTCGATCCCGCTCAGGAACTGGCCGATCCCTACTATGTCGGCGTCCGCCTCGGCATCGAAAGCCGCTGTCAGGCGCTGAAGAGCGAGGTCGTCAAGGTCTTTCTCACCGGGAGTTCGCCGGAAGCGGCGATGCTGGAGGGTGCCTCGGGCGTGGTGGCTGTCGGCCATTATTATGGCGACGAGCTCGAATGGCTGCGCCGCCACAGCCGGCACCTGGTCTTTGCCGATCATGCACCTGCGGGAGACGCGGACGACAGCGTGCTGAGCGACATTGCGCTGGCGATGACCCGGCTCCTGGAAGCGGTGCACGCCATGGGCTATCGCCGGATCGGCTTCATCGGCTGGATCGACACGTTCTACGGGCCCGACAACATCCATTCGGAGCGTCGTTGCCGCACCTACATCGACTGGATGACCAAGGCAGGACTCTATGACCCGGAATTGTGCATGGTCGAGCGCCGGACGCCCGACAGCGGCTATATGCTCGCCAGGGCGATGCTGGCGAAACCCGATCCGCCCAAGATCCTGATCACCTGCAACGACAATATGGCGCTCGGCGCCTACCGGGCGATCCACGAAATGGGCCTCAGGATTCCCGAGGACATCGCGGTCGTGAGCTTCAATGACATTCCGGTCGCGCAGTTCTTGGGGCCGCCGCTTTCCACGGTGAAAATCCCGGCAGAGCTGATCGGGGAAACCGCGGTGGACCTGTTGCTCGAGCGTCTTTCCGGCCGCGAGGTCGCCAAGAAGGTGATCCTTGCGACCGAGGTGGTCTGGCGGGGGAGCACGCCTCAGCCGACCGAGGCTACGGCGAGGGTCGAGGCTACGGCGCCCGGTGCGTTCTAG
- a CDS encoding AraC family transcriptional regulator, with protein MGNSVLQQLIDRGPVMRTVSLPRGRQSLHTMPTSTGYEIRTDASYDWDGRKRGQTPFTVLQHTIGGAGNLRYENRSYRLRPGETLLLLVPHNHRYWLEEGGRWEFFWISMNGEEALRVHRAILAVTGPVLKLQPETVEHLADCSLRLITGGETPGRASAIAYEAAMALYDDVFGSHPVFSEEYRKMQHVIDHILANLEKPLPVEELARVSGLSRAHFSRVFAASEGMPPAEFVLQKRLQRAVKLLTKTADLPVKEVAIMSGFEDPNYFAKVFRRVFGASPTEFRTTGMYASIPAKTSKASESVTTLAAACD; from the coding sequence ATGGGTAATTCTGTGCTGCAACAATTGATCGATCGGGGGCCGGTGATGCGGACCGTCTCGCTGCCGCGCGGACGCCAGAGCCTGCACACCATGCCGACAAGCACCGGCTACGAGATCAGGACCGATGCGAGTTACGATTGGGACGGCCGCAAGCGCGGCCAGACGCCCTTTACCGTGCTGCAGCACACGATCGGCGGCGCCGGCAACTTACGTTACGAGAACCGCAGCTACCGCTTGCGCCCGGGCGAGACGCTGCTCCTGCTCGTGCCGCACAATCACCGCTATTGGCTGGAGGAAGGCGGGCGCTGGGAGTTCTTCTGGATCTCGATGAACGGCGAGGAGGCGCTGCGTGTCCACCGGGCCATTCTCGCGGTCACCGGCCCCGTGCTCAAGCTGCAGCCGGAGACGGTCGAGCATCTCGCCGACTGCAGCCTGCGGCTCATCACCGGCGGCGAAACGCCGGGCCGCGCCTCGGCGATCGCCTATGAGGCGGCTATGGCGCTTTATGACGACGTCTTCGGATCGCACCCGGTCTTCAGCGAGGAGTACCGGAAGATGCAGCACGTCATCGATCACATCCTGGCGAATCTCGAAAAGCCGCTGCCGGTCGAGGAACTCGCCCGCGTCTCGGGCCTGAGCCGTGCGCATTTCTCCCGGGTCTTCGCCGCGAGCGAAGGCATGCCGCCGGCCGAATTCGTGCTGCAGAAGCGGCTGCAGCGAGCGGTGAAGCTTCTGACCAAGACCGCGGACCTGCCGGTCAAGGAAGTGGCGATCATGTCCGGCTTCGAGGATCCCAATTATTTCGCCAAGGTCTTTCGCCGCGTCTTCGGCGCGAGCCCGACCGAGTTCCGCACCACCGGCATGTATGCAAGCATACCCGCCAAAACTTCCAAGGCCAGCGAATCCGTGACCACGCTTGCTGCTGCTTGCGATTGA
- a CDS encoding ABC transporter permease, with product MFRFLLVRVASAIPVLVVLSVVTFAIIQAPPGDYSDYIRSQLINQGGASFEEADAQAQAYRKEHGLDQPLPLQYVNWITGIVTRGDFGHSLYYNKPVADVVGERLPRTLALALVCHILASAIGIGFGILAATRQYSWVDSLLSTVSFLGMTVPRFLMALIIVYILVFHFNVSEINSFHSARYGGAPWSWDKFVDLVKHVWPVVAIATFGGLAYNMRVMRGNLLDTLNAQYVETARAKGLSEGAVVMRHAVPNALHPLIMYQGVVLPYMLTGEIETAIIFALPTVGPAIVGSMWVGDVYVTATFMLVLSATLIVGNIIADMLLAALDPRVRMGGGAYA from the coding sequence ATGTTCAGATTTCTGCTTGTCCGCGTCGCCTCTGCCATACCGGTCCTCGTCGTCTTGAGCGTGGTGACCTTCGCCATCATTCAGGCGCCGCCCGGAGACTATAGCGACTACATCCGCTCGCAGCTCATCAACCAGGGTGGGGCCTCTTTCGAGGAGGCGGATGCCCAGGCCCAGGCCTATCGCAAGGAGCATGGTCTCGACCAGCCGCTGCCGCTCCAATACGTCAACTGGATCACCGGCATCGTGACGCGCGGCGATTTCGGCCACAGCCTCTATTACAACAAGCCGGTTGCCGACGTCGTCGGCGAACGCCTGCCGCGCACGCTGGCGCTGGCGCTCGTCTGCCATATCCTGGCTTCCGCCATCGGCATCGGCTTCGGTATTCTTGCCGCGACGCGGCAATATTCTTGGGTCGACAGCCTGCTTTCGACCGTTTCCTTCCTCGGCATGACGGTGCCGCGCTTCCTGATGGCGCTGATCATCGTCTATATCCTCGTCTTCCATTTCAATGTGAGCGAAATCAACAGCTTCCATTCCGCCCGCTATGGCGGTGCGCCCTGGTCCTGGGACAAGTTCGTCGATCTGGTGAAGCATGTCTGGCCTGTGGTGGCGATCGCCACCTTCGGCGGGCTCGCCTACAACATGCGCGTGATGCGTGGCAACCTGCTCGACACGCTGAACGCCCAATATGTCGAGACGGCGCGCGCCAAGGGCCTGAGCGAGGGCGCCGTGGTGATGCGGCATGCCGTTCCCAATGCGCTGCACCCGCTCATCATGTATCAGGGCGTCGTGCTTCCATACATGCTGACCGGCGAGATCGAGACGGCGATCATCTTCGCGCTGCCGACCGTCGGCCCGGCGATCGTCGGCTCCATGTGGGTGGGCGACGTCTATGTAACCGCGACCTTCATGCTGGTTCTCTCAGCAACGCTGATCGTCGGCAACATCATCGCCGACATGCTTCTCGCCGCGCTCGATCCGCGCGTGCGCATGGGAGGAGGGGCCTACGCATGA